Proteins from a genomic interval of Spea bombifrons isolate aSpeBom1 chromosome 4, aSpeBom1.2.pri, whole genome shotgun sequence:
- the AASS gene encoding alpha-aminoadipic semialdehyde synthase, mitochondrial has translation MWQIFKCKRYNGRIVHLVRHHHRAVLAIRREDINAWERRAPLAPKHVKELTNLGYKVLVQPSNRRAIHEKEYMKAGGIIQEDISDASLIVGVKRPPEEKLIPKKTYAFFSHTIKAQEANMSLLDEILKLDIRLIDYEKMVDHKGTRVVAFGQWAGVAGMINMLHGLGLRFLALGHHTPFMHIGMAHNYRNSSQAVQAVRDAGYEISLGLMPKSIGPLTFVFTGTGNVSKGAQEIINELPCEFVEPHELKEVSKNGDLRKVYGTVLSRHHHLVRKTDGIHDPIEYEKNPELYTSRFNTDIAPYTTCLINGIYWDPHTPRLLNRQDAQRLLAPVKSTSAAIEGCPKLPHKLLAIGDISADTGGSIEFMTECTTIDMPFCMYDADQHIIHDSVEGCGILMCSIDNLPAQLPIEATEYFGDLLFPYIQEMLTSDASKPLEKESFCPVVRDAVIASNGSLTKKYKYIQKLRESREYAQLMTMGTKKRILVLGSGYVSEPVISYLTRDPSVEITAVSVIKDQVDHLSKKYNNTTPLALDVLKNEEKLSSLVKKHDLVISLLPYSAHPLVAKKCIKNKVDLVTASYMTPSMKELQQSAEDAGVTIVGEMGLDPGLDHMLAMECFDKAKDVGAKVESYISFCGGLPAPEFSDNPLRYKFSWSPLSVLLNTIQPATYLKNGEVVNIEAGGSLLESVTVMDCFPGLNLEGFPNRDSTKYAEPYGIQSAHTLIRGTLRYKGFAKAMSGFVKLGLINSEPCPLLAIDAPVISWRELLCHTLNVPATANPDLLKEIVFNKLGKDESNLETVEWFGLLSEEPVPVAESIIDALAKHLEIMLSFGPGERDVIVMRNDIGIRHPSGHLEAKNISLVVYGDVNGYSAMAKTVGYPTAIAAKMVLDGEIESKGLVIPLTKNIYGPILERVKEEGIIYNTKSKFIL, from the exons ATGTGGCAGATATTCAAGTGTAAAAGATATAATGGACGGATTGTCCATCTGGTGCGACATCATCACAGGGCTGTACTGGCTATTAGACGGGAGGACATCAATGCCTGGGAAAGAAGAGCACCACTTGCACCAAAGCATGTCAAAGAACTTACCAACCTGGGGTACAAAGTATTGGTACAGCCATCAAATCGACGAGCCATCCATGAAAAG GAGTATATGAAAGCTGGTGGAATTATTCAAGAAGATATATCGGACGCGTCTCTGATTGTTGGAGTGAAGAGACCTCCGGAGGAGAAACTTATTCccaaaaagacttatgcattcTTTTCACATACCATTAAAGCGCAAGAGGCTAATATGTCCTTGTTGGATGAAATTCTAAAGCTG GACATTCGACTGATTGATTATGAGAAAATGGTGGATCATAAGGGAACGCGAGTGGTGGCTTTTGGACAGTGGGCTGGGGTAGCAG GAATGATCAATATGTTGCATGGCTTGGGTCTACGGTTTCTTGCACTGGGACATCACACCCCATTCATg CACATTGGGATGGCCCATAACTACAGGAACAGCAGCCAGGCAGTGCAGGCAGTGAGGGATGCAGGCTATGAGATATCCCTCGGCTTGATGCCCAAATCCATCGGGCCACTTACCTTCGTTTTTACTGGCACAGGGAATGTATCAAAG GGCGCACAGGAAATAATTAACGAGCTTCCTTGTGAATTTGTGGAACCACATGAATTGAAAGAAGTATCAAAAAATGGAG ATCTCAGGAAAGTGTACGGCACAGTGTTAAGTCGTCACCACCATCTTGTTAGGAAAACTGATGGCATACATGACCCAATAGAGTATGAGAAGAATCCTGAGCTTTACACCTCCCGTTTTAACACAGAT ATTGCTCCTTACACAACGTGTTTGATTAATGGAATTTACTGGGATCCACATACACCACGTTTGCTTAACAGACAAGACGCTCAAAGGCTGTTGGCTCCTGTGAAGTCTACATCAGCAGCGATAGAAGGATGCCCAAAGCTACCACACAA GCTTTTAGCTATTGGTGACATTTCTGCAGACACTGGAGGATCTATAGAGTTTATGACTGAATGCACTACTATTGACATGCCTTTTTGTATGTATGATGCAGACCAGCATATCATTCATGATAG tgttgAAGGCTGTGGTATCCTGATGTGCTCAATTGACAATTTGCCAGCTCAACTCCCAATTGAGGCAACAGAGTATTTTGGAGACTTGCTGTTTCCATATATTCAAGAAATG CTTACATCTGATGCATCCAAACCTTTAGAGAAGGAGAGCTTTTGTCCTGTTGTACGCGAT GCGGTGATTGCATCCAATGGTTCGTTGACTaagaagtataaatatatacagaagcTGAGGGAGAGCAG AGAGTATGCACAGTTGATGACAATGGGGACAAAGAAGAGGATCTTAGTGCTTGGATCTGGCTATGTCTCTGAGCCTGTCATAAGTTACCTTACAAGGGACCCCAGTGTTGAAATAACTGCAG TATCTGTCATCAAGGATCAAGTTGATCACTTGTCAAAGAAATACAATAACACCACCCCACTGGCCCTGGATGTCTTGAAGAATGAGGAGAAACTTTCCTCCCTGGTTAAGAAACATGACCTCGTTATCAG TTTGCTGCCTTACTCAGCGCATCCTTTGGTGGCaaagaaatgtataaagaaTAAAGTAGATCTGGTAACGGCAAGCTACATGACACCTTCCATGAAAGAGCTCCAGCAAAG TGCTGAAGATGCTGGAGTTACCATAGTTGGAGAAATGGGTTTGGATCCAGGTCTCGATCATATGTTGGCTATGGAATGCTTCGACAAGGCTAAAGATGTGGGTGCCAAG GTGGAATCGTATATTTCCTTTTGTGGAGGTCTTCCTGCACCTGAATTTTCTGACAATCCTTTGAGGTATAAGTTTAGCTGGAGCCCATTGAGTGTCCTTCTGAATACAATTCAACCGGCAACATACCTGAAGAATGGAGAG GTGGTTAACATTGAGGCAGGCGGCTCCTTGCTTGAGTCTGTTACGGTCATGGACTGCTTCCCAGGATTGAACTTGGAAGGTTTTCCAAACAGAGACAGTACAAAGTATGCTGAACCGTATGGGATCCAATCGGCCCATACTTTAATCAGAGGGACTCTGAGATATaag GGTTTTGCTAAAGCAATGAGTGGCTTTGTGAAATTGGGATTAATTAATTCAGAACCTTGTCCGCTTCTGGCCATTGACGCTCCAGTGATATCTTGG AGAGAGCTACTTTGCCACACTTTGAATGTCCCAGCTACAGCTAACCCCGACCTTCTCAAAGAAATAGTGTTCAATAAACTGGGAAAGGATGAGAGCAACTTGGAAACCGTTGAATG GTTTGGACTGCTAAGTGAGGAACCAGTGCCAGTAGCAGAATCTATCATCGATGCTCTTGCTAAGCACTTGGAAATCATGCTTTCATTTG GTCCTGGTGAAAGAGACGTGATTGTTATGAGAAATGATATTGGCATCAGACATCCCTCTGGACATTTGGAGGCCAAAAATATTAGTTTAGTAGTGTACGGCGATGTAAATGGTTACTCTGCTATGGCAAAAACTGTGGGTTATCCCACCGCCATTGCTGCAAAAATGGTACTGGATG GGGAAATTGAAAGCAAGGGTCTGGTAATTCCATTGACCAAGAATATCTATGGACCAATACTTGAGCGTGTTAAGGAGGAGGGCATTATCTATAACACAAAGAGCAAATTTATACTCTAA